A window of Falco cherrug isolate bFalChe1 chromosome 14, bFalChe1.pri, whole genome shotgun sequence genomic DNA:
GGGGATGTGGGTCCTTCCCCCTGACAGCCTCTGCCCTGTGTTTGTGCCACCCTCATGGCATGGCACAGGTAGGAGAGGGGGGTGCCCAGGTCAGTAGTGGGGGCATGGGTCTGGATGTCCCCCGGGGGTGCATCTGGGGCTTTTTGCAGGCCCAAGCACCTGTTACAGCTGGTGGAGGTCTTTCCATAGGGTCCCCCGAGGCCGTTTACCTGCTGGCGTCAAGCACAGATGGGCACTGGCTGGCGGCAGTTGGCGGGGACTGGGCAATCCACATCTACAACCTGAAATGTTTCAAGGTAGGAGCAGGTGCTGAGGGGGCTGCAGGAATGACTCCCACTGCCCTCCTGCCTTGCGGGGGGCAGGTGGTGGTGGGCTCAGCGTGTAAGTCCCCTCCCCGGAAGCGATCgctgtgtccctggtgcaggGCCCATGGGAAGGGGGGTCAGAGGCTTGCTCCTGTCAGCACGCTGTCCTCCTGCCTTGCAGCATCACGGCACGGTGCCCACCTACACCTGTGCGGTGACAGCCCTCGCCATCCATCCCCTCACCAACAACCTTGTTATCGCCTACTCAGACCAGCAGGTAGGAGCGAATCCCGGTCGCAGACCTCGTGGCCCTGGCCCCTTCCCTGCTGTTCCCTCCCAGGCCTTGGGGCTTTCTGGTCACGCAGGTCCACCGGAGAGCTGTGGCTCCAGGCAGGCGCAGGGACCCAGCTGGCCTTCGCTGCCCGCTGTCCCTGGCAGGAGCCTGTCCCCATGCAGTGCttgcagcctggctggagcaggggctgcctATGCGCCGCTGTGGGGGTGATGCCAGGGAGGACCAGACCTGATGAGTCGCCCCTGTCACCTCCTCTCCAGCTGTTTGAGTTCAGCATCCCGGAGAAGCAGTACACGGCCTGGAGCCGCATGGTGCAGAACTTTGGGCTGCACAAGGTCTGGCTGGAGAGGGACTCGCCCATCACCCACATCACCTTCAACCCCAAGAACCCCTCGCACATCCTGCTCCACGACACCTATATGTTCTGTGTCCTTGACAAGTCCCTGGTGAGCCCGCATGCCTGGTCGGGAGGGCTGTCTTCATGCTTGGGGCatctccccagcctggctgtcccTGTCCTCACGGGGAGCAGAGGGAACAGCATGCCAGGACTGAGGTGATGGTGGTCCAGGCAGCACTAACATGTGCCGCATGCTCTCCTCGCAGCCCCTGCCAGACAACAGTGCACTCCTGATGAACCAGAGCACCCTGAAGCAGCTCCCGGAGACAGCCAGGCAGCGGCAGCTCCACGCCTTCAAGATCTGCAAGAAATTCCAGGTGGGTGATGGTGTTGCTGGGTGTGTGCTGTGTTCAGGAGGGGGTGCCCTGCACCCTTGGTCCCTGTGGCTCTTGCCCACATATCCAGTtgctcccagtgccaccccagTGCTGGGTGCCCCAGAGTTTGGTCTCAGCCTCCATCATGGCACAGCCACTTGCTGCAGTCTCGTGGGCTCTGATTGCCCAGCAGCTCATGCAGCAcacagccccaggcactgccccTGCTTACAGCTAAGCCAGaacaggcagctctgcatgGCCAGGCCCGGCAAGCCGAGGCAGAGGGGGGCCGGCACCACAGTCCCATCTCttgccctctccctgccctgcagcccctgctcttTGCGGATCTGCTGGATGAGAACTGCCTGGTGATGGTGGAGCGGCCCATCATGGACATCAAGACCCAGCTGCCACTGCCCATCCAACAGAAGAAATTTGGCACCTGAGAGCAGAAcaagctgctccagctgcagcagctctgtgtgttGCTCTCCCAGGGTGCTGTAGGAATAAACCCTGCTGTTCCGTACAGCTGCAGGCTCAGGTCTTGTCCTTGCCCTGTGGGGGCTCCCTGGTGTCGCAGCAGTGGGTCAGGGTGGCACTGGCCTGAGTGTGAGGATGCAGCCGGCTTGGAGGGCTCCCCTGCCTGTGCCGGTCCTCCTAGGGCTACGGCAGCACCCCATGGCCTCGGCAGCATCGGGTCCTGACATTGGCTTCTCGCCATGCTGGCCAGCAGCCAGGTGGGTTGGTGACCACTGGGGCACTGCCTGGGGCAAGGGGCTCCAAGCAGGCGTTtgctggggctcagcacccatATGCAGCATCCCCAGCGGGGCGAGCTCCATGCTTCAGGAGAGGTGCTGGCTCACTGAGCCAGAGTGCCCACCTGGGTGCTGGTGACACTGGGGCACAGCGCGGTCCCTTTGCCAAACCGCAGCTCTTGGCGTGCACTCTGCGGCGGCTGTTAACTAGAAAACTGGGCACCATCTGCTCCAGCCCTTCCAGTAACACCAGTACCTGCCCTGGAAGGATGGAGCTAGCCCGCTGGCTCTGAGGGGTTAGGATTGGGGCCCGCCCTCCGCTTTCCTTCCCCCTTGCACCCCCAAAGGGCATCTCCCCATGCCCCAGGAGGGGGCAGTTCGGGCTCTGGGAAGGGCGGCTGGCGCTCGGCCCCGGGAAGCGGGGGGCGCAGCTTTGCTGAGCCCGGGAAATGGAGAGCGGGGCGGGAAATAAGGCGCGGGGCGGGGCTTCTCCGCCCCTCCCTCCGGCGCGattgggctgctgctgctgctgcgatTGGTCGCGCCGGGGAGAGGGGCGGAGCACCTTACCCCCGCCTCTTTCGCAGGGCTGAGCCTATCGCAGCGCGCCAtgcgggcgggggcgggcacTCGGGGCCCCTCCCCCTCCACGCCAAGTCCCGCCTCTTCTCCCggtgcgcggcggcggcggcggcatgGCCGTGTGGACTCGCGCCTGTAAAAcggggctgctggagctgctgctgcgggaGCGCTGGGTGCGGGTGGCGGCGGAGCTGAGCGGGGAAGCGCTGAGCCTGACGGCGGAACCGGGAGGCGGTGAAACGGCGGTGCTTAACGGCGTGGTTAACGGCAACGCGGAGGCGGCGCCCGGTTGCGTGCGGAGGGTGCGGGTGGTGAAGGCGGAGGCTGGAGGGCTCGGTATCAGCATCAAGGGAGGTCGGGAGAATCGGATGCCGGTGCTTATCTCCCGTATTTtcccggggctggcggcggaACGGAGCGGGGCGCTCCGTCTGGGCGACGCCATCCTCGCCGTTAACGGCGTCGATCTCCGGGATGCCACCCACGACCAAGCCGTCCAGGCGCTGAAGCGAGCTGGGAGGGAGGTCATCCTCGAAGGTACCGCTTAACCCCCTCACCGGCGCCCGgtgctccctcctccctctctcgggtccccaccccccgccccattACCGAGTCCCACGATactctcctgctgctgtcacgGGGCCCCCAGACCTTCCCCCTCGGGTCCCTTCTCCGATTGCGGGACCCtgctcaccccaccccactcaCGGTATGTgggacccccctccccaaaaaccTCTGAGCCTGCTGTGTCCCCCCCtgacatggggacagggaccaggGGTGTCCCCTCCCCAACTGGGGGCGTCCTGCTTGCTTGGGGATGGGACTCCTCCCAGCTGGGGACAAGGACGGGCCATCTCTGCTGACCATGCCCCCCAGGACACAGCTTGGGTCCcctgggacagagctgggatCCCCTGGCTGAGATGTCCTTCCAGCACAGGGTGTCCCCTCTCTCAGAGGTCGAAGCGCCCGCGGTGGGTGCTTGTGCCCCCCGAGTCCCCAGGAAGGGCTGTGGCCTGGGGGGCCAGTTGGGGATCTGCCCGTGTCCCTGTGGGCTCCATGCCCGCGGCACAGCTGGCTTGGCACTGGCCTGGCagagccaccagctcctgcccgACCTGTTCCCGGCAGCCCGACAAGCTCGGGCAGGACGCACCTGGCCCGGCGGCGTGTGGCACAGGGCTTGTGCCATGGGGTGCCATGCCCCGGGCAGCCGGGAGGACGCCAGCCCCCCTGTGCTATGGGCCAAGGTGGCCCATGTGGGTCTGTGTTGCCACACACGCCGTCCTGGTGTCCTGGCAATGCCATCTGTCCCCTGGTGCATGGGGCTGCTCCCTCTGCCCGGCTGGGCTGGACTGACCCCAGTGACGGGCGCTCCCGCTCGCCTGCTGGCTCCGGCATGCTGCACCGGCACGAGGGCAGGCGGGTGGgctccctggcacagccactgcTGGCACTGGGGGGCTCTGTGCGGCTCGGCCATGCCGGGGGCCGAGGCGGAGCTGCGGCGCTGGGCTGGGTGCTCAGACACCCGGCGGGTCGGGGCCGCCATCGGAGGCGGTGAGAGCCCCCACAGGACGCCGTGCTGGATTCGCCTCCTTCCCCCCGCTGCTGTCTTGTGCCACCCGGCTGTTTGATCCTGTCCTGCCGGAGCTCCGGCCCTGCGGCATGTTTGTCCCTCGCTTCCGCCACAGGTGCCGCAGCAGCcgccccttcccttccctccgGGGCTGCGGCTGCCCCACGGCCTGGCAGGGCCCTCCGGCTGGCAGCTGCGGGCTgtggagaggagctgggggagaccCCAACTGTGCCATCCCACCCTGTCCCTCCTCGCCAGCCCCTGGAGGTGTGACTGCTCCcctggaggcaggcagggctcccGGGCAGGTGCCCTGGGCTTTGCCGGACCCGGTGCTGGCGGTGGAGCACGGGAGCACCACCCCTGCGCTGGCACCTcggtggggctggcagcccccgCCCTGGCCGCTGAGTCTGGCCACAGGGACCTGTGCCAGGTGCCTTCCTCCCAGGGTGCCCGCAGGCACACTCCGGCACGCCGGGGGAAGggagcccctctgcccctgccGGGAGGTGCGGGCAGGGCCGCCGGCCGGCGGGCACACGGGCTGGCCCGGCACTGGCAAAGGGGAAGGCCAGCTGCAAGAGCCGACCCATGTGAGAATGTATGGAAACCGTGCTGGGGTTTCCCCCGGGAGCGTGGTACCAGTGGCAGGAGGGGGCTCCAGCCCCGAAGATGGACTGTCACCATCTGGCCGGTGCACGGGGGCTCAGCACCGGTGAGGCCGGCACTAAGCTGGCGTTGCCGTGAGGCCAGGGCAGCCGCCTTCCTGTGGCAGGTTGGAcgaggggtgcaggcagcagccggGTTTCCTTTGTGGTGAGCACGTAGGCGAGGCAGCAGCGGCTGTGCTGGGGCGGCTGCGTGCTGGCCGCCGGCCGCCCAGAAGCAGAAGGGACGGCTGCAGGTGCCGCTGCCCTGGCACCGGCCTCGCGCCTGCCAAtgtgagctgctctgtgctcctgACTGCACCCTGGTTGCATGCCCCGAGTGCAGGCAGCCGGCTCTGCCGCCATCCCCGCTGGCAGACACGGTCCTGTGTGTCTGCTCAGTGCCGGGGTGAGCTGGCACAGCCGGCTGGTCCCCACCACTGCCGAGAGCTGCTAGTGTGGCTGCAGCCCCGCTGAGCCCACACTTCTTCGGCAGCACCCTGGCATGGCGCTTGGGCTGCCgcagcaccagctgcctggCTCGGCCTCTTGCCCCCCCGGGGGTCTCCCGGCACGCCTGGCATTTGCGGAGATGGTGGCCGTGCCCTGGTGTAGGTCAGCAGTGGCACCATGGGGTCATGGCACCGTGGGCTGTAGCCATGccgggggctggctgggagggtgctgggctcctggccagtgctggaggcagctgtcCACATCTGGTAAACAGCTGCCAAGCAGCAGGGGTGgcagctcccacagctgccGCTGCCTGCGgcactgccctgccctgcctggccaggcagcaggaTTAGGGGTGCGCGGGACAGCGGTAATCCTGGGATCAGTGCGGCGGGAAGCTAATATTAACTCGTTTGCTGCCCGCAGCAAGGACAGGCGCCTCGTGGCAGCATGTCCCCGTGCCACTGCACTGCTCAGCTCAGCAAATCTGGCAGGAGGGCGGGGGCCGGCCTgcccattccccatccctgcctgcatccccctgCCCGTGCTGCAGACAGGTGTCAGCCCCTTTGGTGGGGGTATTTGCAGCGGGCACCTGCCCATGGGGCTGTGGGGTCCAGCACCGTGGGGTCCGGCACCGGTGGCTGGCCAAGTGCAGGCCCCAGGCCCCACTGCTGATGTCTCCGCTCCAGCAAAGTGGTGGCCTGGTCGTGGCGTGGCATTGTGCTGGCTCCACGGATGCTGTCACCAAGCAGCAGGGCACCTGCCTCACAGCAGATTACAgcttatttgggtttttttagtttgatttGAACTCTCCGCTGCCTTAGGGGTGCGGACGTTGCTGCTCCCAGCATGTCCCTCCTTCGGCGATGAGCTGCCGGGGCGATGTGCTGCCGGGGCTCGGCGCAGGCAGGCTGCTCCTCGCGGCCGGCCAGGGAGCTGAGTCTGGGGGGGTTGTGGCGGGTGGGTGGGGGtccagcactggctgcaggtGTTGTGTCCCAGGCTGCCATCAGCTCTCCCTTGCAGCTTTCCTGCCTTGCTAAGTGTGCTGTCCATGCAGCCTCATCCCCGCTCTGGCACGTCGTGGCTCCCTGACATCTCGAATGCCTTGGCTTTTCCCAAGCGTGGCAGCTGGTGCAGCCCATGGGAGCACCGTGGGCTGGGTGAAGCGGGCTCCACGGCTCCCGCTCgccctgctggagctgggctgggctccagGGTGCTGGCACCTCGCCGGGGCTCTGCTTCAGCTGGGCTGGGTGGTGCTCGGGGAGGGATGGTCCGGGAGGAATCGGAGCCGAtgcctccttccttcctgcccagCCTGGAGAGGAGTGTGGAGCCGGGATGTCCTGGCTGCAAACCCTCCTCGCCCCGCCGGGAGCggaggcaggctgctggcaggcgCTGGCAGGCGCGGGCGACACAGGGTCAGCACACTATCGGCGCCTGCGGCGCTGGAAACTTGGCCGCTGtcagccctgcagccagagcGGCTCAGGATGGGCTGCAGCCTGACCTCCCGCCCGGCCCATTGTGCTTTGCCGCCTTCCCTTTCCTACGGCCGTGTCGGACACAGGGATGCGCCGCCAGCGCCTGTCCTTTGCATGGGGCACCTCTGGCCCGGGGCAGGGTGAGACCCTCGGGGCCATGCTGGTCCCCGAGCCCCACCAGGGGTGCTGTGCCCCCTTTCCTGCTGCCCTCCACCTGCAGCGCCAGCCAGGGGGTGACTTCAGCTCCATGGggcatgggctgtgctggtgcccCTCAGGGAGGTCCCAGGGCTGGCCAAGACCCCCTGTCTGCTGCGGGGGACAGGCCCCCCTTGTGGCCAGAGCGTCCGTggggcgcagggctgcggcACAGGTGCACAGGACCCCCGCCTGGCCTTAACCTAtgtcccctccaccccacagtGAAGTTCATGCGGGAGGTGACCCCCTACATCAAGAAGCCCTCACTGGTGTCGGACCTGCcgtgggagggggctgccccgCAGTCACCCAGCCTGAGCGGCAGTGAGGACTCGGGCTCCCCCCAGCACCAGTGCCCCCGTGACCGCAAGGTGATCCCCCTGAAGATGTGCTTCGCTGCCAGGAACCTCAGCATGCCTGACCTGGAGAACAGgtgagggcaggggctgcccgtgcccccctcccaccccaaacccagcagctgctccctgcagacCCCCCCAGACAGGGCTGAGGGCTTCCCCTTGCTGTGACTGTGACCTCCCGCCTGCCCCAGTGAGCTGGGCGAGGGAAGCTGGGGGGGTTTGTCCagggctgtgccatgctgtgtcCCACCAGGATGGCTGGCAGCCTCCTCTGTTTGCAGAAGGGGGGGCCCGCAAATCCCCTTGGCTCTGCCTGCCGGCAGGGCTGACACCAAACTGTACTGGtggcttcccagcacagccagagcccCAAACCAGTGCGGCCAGTTTGCtgggctgggcacaggcacGGGCATGCTCAGCTGG
This region includes:
- the SNTB2 gene encoding beta-2-syntrophin isoform X1, which gives rise to MQPHPRSGTSWLPDISNALAFPKRGSWCSPWEHRGLGEAGSTAPARPAGAGLGSRVLAPRRGSASAGLGGARGGMVREESEPMPPSFLPSLERSVEPGCPGCKPSSPRRERRQAAGRRWQARATQGQHTIGACGAGNLAAVSPAARAAQDGLQPDLPPGPLCFAAFPFLRPCRTQGCAASACPLHGAPLARGRVRPSGPCWSPSPTRGAVPPFLLPSTCSASQGVTSAPWGMGCAGAPQGGPRAGQDPLSAAGDRPPLWPERPWGAGLRHRCTGPPPGLNLCPLHPTVKFMREVTPYIKKPSLVSDLPWEGAAPQSPSLSGSEDSGSPQHQCPRDRKVIPLKMCFAARNLSMPDLENRLIELHSPDSRNTLILRCKDTATAHSWFTALHANIAALLPQVLAELNAMLGTGGTVAGGREVKHIAWLAEQARLDGGRQQWRPVLMAVTEKDLLLYDGMPWTRDAWASPCHSYPLVATRLVHSGSGRRSPALGCELTFATRTGSRQGVEMHVFRVETHRDLSSWTRVLVQGCHAAAELMKEVTVGCTLGGQEVQLSIHYEGGFTICREEPGSSVLFRYPYERLKMSADDGIRTLYLDFGGPEGELALDLHSCPKPIVFILHTFLSAKVTRMGLLA
- the SNTB2 gene encoding beta-2-syntrophin isoform X2, which produces MQPHPRSGTSWLPDISNALAFPKRGSWCSPWEHRGLGEAGSTAPARPAGAGLGSRVLAPRRGSASAGLGGARGGMVREESEPMPPSFLPSLERSVEPGCPGCKPSSPRRERRQAAGRRWQARATQGQHTIGACGAGNLAAVSPAARAAQDGLQPDLPPGPLCFAAFPFLRPCRTQGCAASACPLHGAPLARGRVRPSGPCWSPSPTRGAVPPFLLPSTCSASQGVTSAPWGMGCAGAPQGGPRAGQDPLSAAGDRPPLWPERPWGAGLRHRCTGPPPGLNLCPLHPTVKFMREVTPYIKKPSLVSDLPWEGAAPQSPSLSGSEDSGSPQHQCPRDRKVIPLKMCFAARNLSMPDLENRLIELHSPDSRNTLILRCKDTATAHSWFTALHANIAALLPQVLAELNAMLGTGGTVAGGREVKHIAWLAEQARLDGGRQQWRPVLMAVTEKDLLLYDGMPWTRDAWASPCHSYPLVATRLVHSGSGRRSPALGCELTFATRTGSRQGVEMHVFRVETHRDLSSWTRVLVQGCHAAAELMKEVTVGGPALHPLRGRLHHLPRGAGQQCPLPLPLREAEDVGGRWHQDPLPGLRGS